CATTTTTCCGATTGTAACAACAGCACTTTCCAGAGGATCCAAGCCCCTCGATACGATTTGCTGCATTTCGACGATAAAGCTGCTTGCCGCAACCGTCATATCTCTTGTCAAATGTGGATATGCGGCATGTCCACCTTTTCCTTCAAAATCCAGAAACAACTCACTTGTATTGGCAAATAATAACCCCGTACGACTGGAAACAGTTCCAACAGGCAGTTCAGGCGCGATATGCAGGGCAAAAATAACGTCAGGCTTCCATTCCATGAATTCCTGGGAATCGATCATTGGCAACGCACCGCCCGGACCTTCCTCTGCCGGCTGAAATACAAAAACTACATGATCAGTTACCGGATGCTCAATCATATATTTCAGTGAACCCAATGCAATCGTCATATGGAAGTCGTGGCCGCACGCATGCATTTGGCCAACATGAGCCGATTTAAATGAATAGTTCGTTTGTTCGGTAATCGGCAGACCATCCATATCACAACGGAAGCCAATCGTTTTAGTCGGGTTGGTCCCCTTTATACGGACAAGGATTCCGGTGCGCCATTCTTTAATTTCTACTCCATCCGTTTTCATCGCATGGATTTTTTTTAACAAATAACTTTGCGTCTTGACCTCCTGAAATCCCAATTCCGGTATTTGATGCAATTCCCTTCTAATCGTTTGTAAAGTGGTAAAATTCATGTTCATCCCTGCTTTAGTTATCCAATTTACGAAGTTCTTGCTTAATCTCTGTTTTTGATTTTGTACTATCATCAATTTCCTTAAGGACTTTAGCCGGAGTTCCAGCAACCAACGTGTTTGGCGCAACATCCTTTGTAACAATTGATCCGGCAGCAACGATTGCTCCTTTTCCAACAGTAACACCTTCCAGAACAACCACATTTGCTCCAATAACAACATCATCTTCAATCACAACAGGCTGTGCGGATGGTGGCTCAATTACTCCTGCAAGTACTGTTCCGGCACCAACGTGACAATTCTTCCCTACTGTTGCACGTCCACCCAGAACTGCATTCATATCAATCATAGTTCCTTCGCCAACAACAGATCCAATATTGATCATCGCACCCATCATAATAACTGCTCCATCGCCAATTTCGACCTGGTCACGGATAACAGCACCAGGTTCTATTCTGGCATTTACTTCTTTTAAATCAAGTAATGGAATAGCAGAATTTCGTCGGTCATTTTCAAGTACATAATCAGCAATTTTCTCTTTATTATTTTCCAAAAATGTACTGATATCTTTCCATTGTCCGAATAATACACCACTGTTTTTGTCAACAAAAGATTGAATGGAATCACCATAATTCAGGGAATCCAATTGTTCACCTTTAATATATACTTTCACTGGTGTACTCTTTGTACTATTTGATATAAAGCTGATAATTTCATTTGCATCCATCATTTTCACAATAATATCCTCCAATTTCACGTATTTATTTTACTTTAGCAGACCATTATTCGACGTGCAACAACCAGCTATTGTCGCCCTTTTTAGATAAATACAAAAAACCCTTGCTTAACATGTATCGGCAAGGGTGCAGAGTACAGCCTGCTCTATGACTGATTATTTTTGGATGTATAGTAATCACGTTTTAATTGTTTTAAAATGGCTCTTCTGGTTATTATGCCGTCAAAATATCCTTCGTCATCAGAAACACAAACAAACGGATAATTAATAACTGCTTTTAAGCCCTGCATAAACGTATCCTGTTTTGATATGGACGGTATATCTGTATTCATTACTTCGTGTACCTGCATTTCAGACAGTTTTTCAATTTCAAAGCGTTCCAGTCCCAATATTTCATTTAAAATAAGTGTTTTTCCTATTGTTCCTGCCAGCTTATAGGACGCGTCCAGTACTGGAACAGCTGAGTAGCCCGATTTTACTAATACCAATAACGCATGTTCCAAAGGATTATTTAACTGAACATGGGCCACTTTTTCCGATGAAATCATTAAGTCTTCAATTAAGATTTCCGTCAATTGTTTATCTTGAATTGTACTCATAATAAAACGCTCCTTTTCGAATACTAACAAACACCTTGTTTTAATCAAATGCTAAAAAGGAGTTGTGAAGCTACTCTCCACATACATATTCTACCATAATCAATACATAAGAAT
The genomic region above belongs to Virgibacillus doumboii and contains:
- a CDS encoding N-acetyldiaminopimelate deacetylase — protein: MNFTTLQTIRRELHQIPELGFQEVKTQSYLLKKIHAMKTDGVEIKEWRTGILVRIKGTNPTKTIGFRCDMDGLPITEQTNYSFKSAHVGQMHACGHDFHMTIALGSLKYMIEHPVTDHVVFVFQPAEEGPGGALPMIDSQEFMEWKPDVIFALHIAPELPVGTVSSRTGLLFANTSELFLDFEGKGGHAAYPHLTRDMTVAASSFIVEMQQIVSRGLDPLESAVVTIGKMESGFVQNAIAETARLEGTIRTLQPATIDVVKQKLERLVRGFEISHDCSISIDYGSNYYQVYNDQEHVALFSKTMEESNINFLEANPAMTGEDFGYMLKEIPGFMFWLGVDSPFGLHSAQLQPDEDALETGLNAVIQTIKALSSH
- the dapD gene encoding 2,3,4,5-tetrahydropyridine-2,6-dicarboxylate N-acetyltransferase — translated: MKMMDANEIISFISNSTKSTPVKVYIKGEQLDSLNYGDSIQSFVDKNSGVLFGQWKDISTFLENNKEKIADYVLENDRRNSAIPLLDLKEVNARIEPGAVIRDQVEIGDGAVIMMGAMINIGSVVGEGTMIDMNAVLGGRATVGKNCHVGAGTVLAGVIEPPSAQPVVIEDDVVIGANVVVLEGVTVGKGAIVAAGSIVTKDVAPNTLVAGTPAKVLKEIDDSTKSKTEIKQELRKLDN
- the cbpB gene encoding cyclic-di-AMP-binding protein CbpB yields the protein MSTIQDKQLTEILIEDLMISSEKVAHVQLNNPLEHALLVLVKSGYSAVPVLDASYKLAGTIGKTLILNEILGLERFEIEKLSEMQVHEVMNTDIPSISKQDTFMQGLKAVINYPFVCVSDDEGYFDGIITRRAILKQLKRDYYTSKNNQS